The following proteins come from a genomic window of Galactobacillus timonensis:
- a CDS encoding TIGR02677 family protein: MSEIELSRINETSYLNADNAGRYRAIMRVFYHADERMQNSLYQEDVLRLLKEEFTLYQDLDPSQLKQDLAQLVAWGNLEAVQDPKHVYTIAEYKNKRFRYSITPAAVEVERMVWKLENLRLQSSSLSSNYFVRLENQLKNMDQIPSMNETGVNDWWKLLMEDFRCMYDNYRDYLREFYSGNGEKILKSVEFVIHKDRFVAYLRDFIVQLQQHTDRIALLLRRLDENQKQKMLERIVQCQLNIPHLETAQDDTYEKDLRAQIFTSWDSLEHWFLSKNGQPSESLRILDVTNDIIEKIIQNAALIVQLQNHRLSRQSEYARWIDMFDHCASLEDAHCLSAFLFGAKEARHFATEDDRSTDSINVSTREEEPFVYLLSSHSRTSRIRSERGVYTENRLFQQQRREEYLVRMQENRKEIKRYIHHHRLVIAEIPDVISADLRQMILGWIANANMSMEKRSHTEFGQRYQLIREEGECVLHCQDGDLTMPRYILVFEGEE, translated from the coding sequence ATGAGTGAAATCGAGCTCTCCCGGATTAATGAAACCAGCTATTTGAACGCGGATAATGCCGGCCGGTATCGTGCTATTATGCGCGTCTTTTATCATGCGGATGAGCGGATGCAGAATTCACTGTATCAGGAGGATGTGCTGCGTCTTCTCAAAGAAGAGTTTACGCTGTATCAGGATCTGGACCCTTCCCAGTTGAAGCAGGATCTGGCACAGCTTGTGGCCTGGGGAAACCTGGAAGCAGTCCAGGATCCCAAGCATGTCTATACGATTGCCGAATATAAAAACAAGCGGTTCCGCTATTCCATTACACCGGCGGCCGTGGAAGTTGAACGCATGGTCTGGAAGCTGGAAAATCTGCGGCTGCAGTCATCGTCCCTGTCCTCCAATTACTTTGTGCGTCTGGAGAATCAGCTGAAGAACATGGATCAAATACCATCTATGAATGAAACCGGAGTCAATGACTGGTGGAAATTACTGATGGAAGACTTCCGCTGCATGTACGATAACTATCGTGATTATCTGCGCGAGTTTTATTCCGGAAACGGTGAAAAGATCCTGAAAAGCGTTGAATTCGTTATTCATAAAGACCGTTTCGTTGCCTATCTGCGTGATTTCATTGTGCAGCTTCAGCAGCACACGGATCGGATTGCCTTACTGCTGCGACGGCTGGATGAGAATCAGAAACAGAAGATGCTGGAGCGGATTGTGCAGTGTCAGCTGAATATTCCGCATCTAGAGACGGCACAGGATGATACGTATGAGAAGGATCTGCGGGCCCAGATCTTTACCAGCTGGGACAGCCTGGAACACTGGTTCCTGTCCAAAAACGGGCAGCCGAGTGAGAGCCTGCGCATCCTTGATGTGACCAATGACATCATTGAAAAAATCATTCAGAATGCGGCTTTGATCGTTCAATTGCAGAATCACAGACTTTCCCGGCAAAGTGAATATGCCCGCTGGATTGATATGTTTGACCATTGTGCTTCTCTGGAGGATGCGCACTGTCTGTCCGCTTTTCTGTTCGGCGCAAAGGAGGCACGTCATTTTGCGACGGAAGATGATCGCAGCACCGATTCAATCAACGTTTCAACCAGGGAAGAGGAACCGTTTGTTTACCTTCTTTCATCGCATTCCCGTACCAGCAGAATCCGCAGCGAACGGGGAGTATATACGGAGAACCGTCTCTTTCAGCAGCAGCGGCGGGAAGAATATCTGGTCCGCATGCAGGAAAACCGGAAGGAAATCAAACGCTATATTCATCATCACCGGCTCGTGATTGCGGAGATACCGGATGTGATTTCAGCGGATCTGAGGCAGATGATCCTGGGCTGGATCGCGAATGCGAATATGTCGATGGAAAAGCGCAGCCATACAGAATTCGGCCAGCGTTATCAGCTGATCCGGGAAGAGGGAGAGTGTGTTCTGCACTGCCAGGACGGAGATTTGACGATGCCGCGCTATATTCTTGTGTTTGAGGGTGAGGAATGA